A single Thermoplasmata archaeon DNA region contains:
- a CDS encoding 50S ribosomal protein L11: MAETVEALVEGGKATPGPPLGPALGPLGVNIVKVVAEINAKTKQFEGMRVPVKIIVDPKTKNFQIEVGTPPTSALILKEVKAEKGSGTPKTNKIGNITIKQAKKIAEMKSSSILAKDIKRAVKEVVGTCQSLGVTVEGKEPKEIIAEIDAGKWDKEIIG, encoded by the coding sequence ATGGCGGAAACTGTTGAAGCACTTGTGGAAGGAGGCAAGGCGACACCCGGGCCTCCACTTGGTCCGGCTCTTGGGCCTCTGGGCGTGAACATTGTGAAGGTCGTTGCAGAAATAAATGCTAAGACCAAGCAGTTTGAAGGTATGCGCGTCCCTGTCAAAATAATCGTGGACCCCAAAACCAAAAACTTCCAGATTGAAGTTGGCACACCACCAACAAGTGCCTTGATTCTGAAGGAAGTGAAAGCGGAAAAGGGTTCCGGCACCCCCAAGACGAACAAGATTGGTAACATTACGATAAAGCAGGCAAAGAAAATTGCAGAGATGAAATCTAGCTCAATTCTAGCGAAGGACATAAAGAGAGCAGTTAAGGAAGTCGTGGGTACCTGCCAGTCACTGGGAGTTACTGTAGAGGGGAAGGAGCCAAAGGAAATAATTGCAGAGATTGATGCAGGTAAGTGGGACAAGGAGATTATTGGCTAA